From the genome of Spirosomataceae bacterium TFI 002, one region includes:
- a CDS encoding sulfate adenylyltransferase subunit 1 translates to MDILRIATAGSVDDGKSTLIGRLLYETKSITKDKIEALESASKRKGLDFTDLSLLTDGLIAEREQGITIDVAHIYFNTPNRKYIIADTPGHFEYTRNMVTGASNASVSIILIDARNGVIEQTKRHFYIASLLRMENIIVAVNKMDLADYSEATFGKIKEDFQNTVGKSDFESQNVTFIPISSLFGDNIVEKSNKMEWYDGLPLLSFLEKLENKRSNAIASELPARFPVQNVIRPKTEEFHDYRGYAGRVASGVFAVGDLIEALPSNQVSKIKAIHKFDQKLEHAELGDSISIELEDDIDISRGNMIVHAGSTPEQLKAINARVCWMDATPLQAGKTYFVQHGINIQKAKVVNVTSVLDIEHFSPKENTSEILLNEIGVVNIKLAGPIFADKYDENPTNGAFIFIDPMTNGTVGLGFVL, encoded by the coding sequence ATGGATATATTAAGAATAGCAACAGCAGGATCAGTAGATGACGGAAAAAGCACGCTAATAGGTCGATTGTTGTATGAAACAAAATCTATTACTAAAGATAAAATAGAAGCTCTTGAATCGGCTTCAAAAAGAAAGGGACTTGACTTTACAGACTTGTCTTTATTGACAGATGGCCTAATAGCTGAACGTGAGCAAGGAATTACAATTGATGTAGCTCATATTTATTTCAACACGCCAAATAGAAAGTACATAATTGCAGACACACCTGGCCATTTCGAATATACAAGGAATATGGTAACTGGTGCGAGTAATGCATCTGTTTCCATTATATTGATTGATGCAAGAAACGGTGTGATAGAGCAAACAAAAAGACACTTTTACATCGCTTCATTACTCAGAATGGAGAATATTATTGTTGCTGTAAATAAAATGGACTTGGCTGATTATAGCGAAGCCACTTTTGGAAAAATAAAGGAGGACTTTCAGAATACAGTTGGTAAATCTGATTTCGAAAGTCAGAATGTAACGTTTATACCCATTTCCTCACTATTTGGCGATAATATCGTTGAGAAATCTAATAAAATGGAATGGTACGATGGTTTGCCATTGCTGTCATTTTTGGAAAAATTGGAAAACAAAAGAAGTAATGCGATCGCAAGTGAGCTTCCTGCAAGGTTTCCTGTTCAAAATGTAATTAGGCCCAAAACCGAAGAATTTCATGATTACAGAGGATACGCTGGTCGTGTAGCTAGTGGTGTTTTTGCGGTAGGAGATTTGATCGAAGCATTGCCTAGTAATCAAGTGAGTAAAATAAAAGCTATTCATAAGTTTGATCAAAAACTTGAACACGCAGAATTGGGAGATTCAATCTCAATTGAGCTAGAAGATGACATTGATATTAGCCGTGGAAACATGATTGTGCATGCAGGAAGTACACCAGAGCAGCTAAAGGCAATTAATGCAAGAGTTTGCTGGATGGATGCTACCCCACTCCAAGCTGGCAAGACATATTTTGTACAACACGGAATTAATATTCAAAAAGCCAAAGTTGTAAATGTGACCTCAGTTCTTGACATTGAACACTTCAGCCCTAAGGAAAATACCAGCGAAATTTTGTTGAACGAAATTGGAGTTGTTAATATAAAACTTGCAGGTCCAATTTTCGCCGATAAGTACGACGAAAACCCGACTAACGGAGCTTTTATATTCATTGATCCAATGACAAATGGCACTGTAGGCCTCGGATTTGTGCTATAA
- a CDS encoding sulfate adenylyltransferase subunit 2: protein MSKEISKQEFESNRSFPRQLEDEAIYILREVAAQFEKPALLFSGGKDSITLVRLAQKAFYPGKIPFPLVHIDTGHNFPETVEFRDKLAEQLGCDLIVGLVEDSINQGKVKEESGKYASRNALQTVTLLDTIESNKFDACIGGARRDEEKARAKERIFSVRDDFGQWDAKKQRPEMFEMLNGKIEMGENVRVFPISNWTELDVWNYIKEEELEIPSIYFAHQRQVFERDGMIWSDSEFINKSEDEKPYETTVRFRTVGDMTCTAAVLSDADNIDTIIDEIIGAEISERGARIDDKRSEAAMEKRKQQGYF, encoded by the coding sequence GTGAGTAAAGAAATTTCGAAGCAAGAATTTGAATCAAATAGAAGTTTTCCAAGACAATTAGAAGACGAAGCTATTTATATACTTAGAGAAGTTGCCGCTCAATTTGAGAAACCAGCTTTGCTTTTCTCAGGTGGAAAAGACTCTATCACATTGGTAAGGTTAGCTCAAAAAGCCTTTTATCCTGGTAAAATTCCATTTCCTCTTGTTCATATTGATACTGGCCATAATTTCCCTGAAACAGTTGAGTTTAGAGATAAATTAGCCGAACAACTAGGCTGTGACCTCATTGTAGGTCTTGTAGAGGATAGTATTAATCAAGGAAAGGTAAAAGAAGAAAGTGGCAAGTATGCTTCGCGAAACGCCCTTCAAACGGTTACGCTTTTAGATACAATAGAATCAAACAAGTTTGATGCTTGCATTGGTGGTGCTCGTCGTGACGAGGAAAAGGCAAGAGCGAAAGAAAGAATATTTAGTGTTAGAGACGACTTTGGTCAGTGGGATGCAAAAAAACAAAGACCAGAAATGTTCGAAATGCTGAATGGTAAAATAGAAATGGGAGAAAATGTAAGAGTTTTCCCTATCTCAAACTGGACAGAGCTTGATGTTTGGAATTACATTAAAGAAGAAGAACTTGAAATTCCTTCAATTTATTTTGCTCACCAGCGTCAGGTTTTTGAAAGAGACGGTATGATTTGGTCTGATTCTGAGTTTATCAATAAATCAGAAGACGAAAAGCCTTACGAAACAACGGTAAGATTTAGAACAGTAGGAGATATGACTTGTACTGCCGCAGTTTTGAGTGATGCCGACAATATAGATACTATTATCGATGAAATCATTGGTGCAGAAATCTCAGAAAGAGGTGCTAGGATTGACGATAAGAGGTCAGAGGCAGCAATGGAGAAAAGAAAACAACAGGGTTATTTTTAA
- a CDS encoding phosphoadenylylsulfate reductase (thioredoxin) encodes MSDLEKLNDLTLLERLEWVSKNYKKVVFSSSFGQEDQVITHQIASNKLDIEIFTLDTGRLFPETYELMDKTRAKYKLDIKTYFPDTDKVEKLVSEKGFHSFYDSVENRKECCGIRKIIPLKRALKGAEVWITGLRAEQSENRQEMKIWEWDEGNKVFKFNPLIDWTYDQMTEFIKAENIPENTLHKKNFVSIGCQPCTRAIAEGEHPRAGRWWWETSQKECGLHAVK; translated from the coding sequence ATGTCTGATTTAGAAAAGTTAAATGATTTAACGCTTCTTGAGCGGCTTGAATGGGTAAGCAAAAACTACAAAAAAGTTGTTTTTTCTTCATCCTTTGGTCAAGAAGATCAAGTCATTACACATCAAATAGCGAGTAATAAACTCGATATTGAAATATTTACCTTAGATACTGGTCGTCTTTTTCCAGAAACGTATGAGTTGATGGATAAAACAAGGGCTAAATACAAGCTGGACATCAAAACTTACTTTCCTGATACGGATAAGGTAGAGAAATTGGTAAGCGAAAAAGGTTTTCACAGCTTTTACGATTCTGTGGAAAACAGGAAAGAGTGTTGTGGAATTCGAAAAATTATTCCTTTGAAAAGAGCTTTAAAAGGTGCTGAGGTTTGGATCACTGGCTTAAGAGCAGAACAAAGTGAGAATAGACAAGAAATGAAGATTTGGGAGTGGGACGAGGGAAACAAAGTGTTTAAATTTAACCCTCTGATCGATTGGACTTATGATCAAATGACCGAATTTATTAAAGCAGAAAATATTCCCGAAAATACACTTCATAAAAAGAATTTTGTAAGTATTGGTTGCCAACCATGTACGCGAGCAATTGCCGAAGGGGAGCATCCAAGAGCTGGAAGATGGTGGTGGGAAACTTCACAAAAAGAATGTGGATTGCACGCCGTTAAATGA
- a CDS encoding uroporphyrinogen-III C-methyltransferase, with protein sequence MKELGQNIKPRLTLVGAGPGDPELITLKAINALRAADVVLYDNLANPELLDYCHPLCEKISVGKKGHCKSISQDGINFLIVEKAYQKGHVVRLKGGDPFIFGRGAEEINFAKARGVESTYIPGISSINALGLHDIPLTDRASSDGFWVITGHKSDKSLSKDIELASRTTATIVILMGMSKLEEIVAIFSKNGRGETPAAIVQNASKANSRQISGKVNNLLELRSKEGLTNPAVIVIGEVVDAIVPNYILEQERVYSNNYLKSRDL encoded by the coding sequence ATGAAAGAGTTAGGTCAAAACATAAAACCCCGCCTTACACTTGTAGGTGCTGGGCCAGGTGATCCTGAGCTTATAACTTTAAAAGCTATAAATGCTCTCAGAGCTGCAGATGTAGTGCTTTATGACAACTTGGCAAATCCAGAACTATTAGATTACTGTCATCCGCTTTGCGAAAAGATCTCTGTTGGTAAAAAAGGACACTGTAAAAGTATTTCTCAAGATGGAATCAATTTCTTAATTGTTGAGAAAGCATATCAAAAAGGTCATGTGGTAAGGCTCAAAGGTGGCGATCCATTTATATTTGGAAGAGGTGCTGAGGAAATCAATTTTGCAAAAGCAAGAGGTGTGGAATCAACATACATACCTGGTATATCTAGTATCAATGCTCTTGGTTTACATGATATTCCACTTACGGATAGAGCTTCATCCGATGGTTTTTGGGTGATAACTGGACATAAGTCAGATAAGTCATTGAGTAAAGATATAGAACTGGCTTCTCGTACAACGGCAACAATAGTAATATTGATGGGGATGAGTAAGCTAGAAGAAATAGTTGCGATTTTCTCTAAAAATGGAAGAGGAGAAACTCCAGCTGCTATAGTTCAAAACGCCAGCAAAGCTAATTCGAGACAGATCTCGGGTAAGGTAAATAACCTATTAGAATTGAGAAGTAAAGAAGGCCTAACTAATCCTGCGGTTATTGTAATAGGAGAGGTAGTAGATGCTATTGTACCCAATTATATTTTAGAACAAGAGCGGGTGTATAGCAATAATTACCTTAAATCAAGAGACTTGTAA
- a CDS encoding sulfite reductase (ferredoxin) — protein MQSFRTELENPVVQKDIIDLEKKIRLHHEGKIDDDKFRSLRLARGVYGQRQPGVQMVRIKLPYGKMTFKQWERICAVSDEYSTGNLHFTTRQDIQIHYVSLDRTPELWSELERDNVTMREACGNTVRNITASVSAGVDADELFDVTPYAHAMFEFFLRNPICQEMGRKMKFSFSNTDEDTALSYMHDLGMISKIKDGKKGFKVMVGGGLGAQPRMADVAYEFLPEELLIPFAEKVLRVFDRFGERNSRNKARMKYLLDKVGFDNFMDLVAQEELALSHKEYWVDTSFTEQVELPTLIASDEVVEDIDAFETWKATNLLVQKQQDFYGVFIRVPLGNISTKVSRSLIDALKGYVGDDIRVTINQGMFLRYVPQANLAYVYNVLLKHGLGAAGANSIANITACPGTDTCNLAISDSTHITTVFEKVIDNEFPELIKNNNLYIKISGCMNSCGQHGMANIGFHGSSMKAPDKRVLPALQVLLGGGTQGNGIGRAADKVIKVPSKRGPDVLRIVLNDFNENGQDGEYFNDYYDRFGKAYFYEILKPLTDLETLIPTDFVDWGRDESFATAIGVGECAGVLVDLVGTLFLEAEEKADNAEEALGKNKYSDSIYFSYAAMVNAAKALLLSSDIKCNTQNKIIDDFREHFGSKFGENVDQLILQLKNNEPTFEFAKSYLNDAKSLLNKAIQLREEEKAVQL, from the coding sequence ATGCAGAGTTTCAGGACAGAATTAGAAAATCCGGTAGTACAAAAAGACATCATTGATCTCGAAAAAAAGATCAGATTGCACCACGAAGGCAAAATAGACGATGATAAGTTCAGGAGTCTTAGACTTGCCAGAGGGGTTTATGGGCAGAGACAACCAGGAGTACAAATGGTACGAATCAAATTGCCATATGGTAAAATGACATTTAAGCAATGGGAGAGAATTTGTGCTGTCTCGGATGAATACTCAACAGGAAACCTGCATTTTACAACCCGTCAGGATATTCAAATCCATTACGTGAGTCTTGACCGCACACCAGAGCTTTGGTCTGAATTAGAGCGAGACAATGTTACCATGAGAGAGGCTTGTGGAAATACTGTTAGAAATATAACTGCGTCGGTTTCCGCTGGTGTTGATGCTGATGAGTTATTTGATGTGACTCCATACGCTCACGCGATGTTTGAATTTTTCCTACGTAATCCTATTTGTCAAGAAATGGGACGAAAGATGAAATTCTCTTTTTCTAATACGGATGAAGATACTGCTCTTTCTTACATGCATGACTTGGGAATGATCTCAAAGATAAAAGATGGCAAAAAAGGCTTTAAAGTCATGGTTGGTGGAGGTTTAGGTGCTCAGCCGCGTATGGCAGATGTGGCCTATGAATTCTTGCCTGAGGAGCTATTGATTCCATTTGCAGAGAAGGTTTTAAGGGTATTTGATAGATTCGGAGAGCGTAATTCAAGAAATAAAGCAAGAATGAAATACTTGCTAGATAAAGTAGGCTTTGATAATTTCATGGACTTAGTTGCTCAAGAGGAGTTAGCATTGAGTCATAAAGAATATTGGGTAGATACTTCATTTACAGAGCAAGTTGAGTTACCAACATTAATTGCAAGTGACGAAGTTGTTGAAGATATTGATGCTTTTGAAACTTGGAAAGCGACCAACCTTTTAGTCCAAAAACAACAAGATTTTTATGGCGTTTTTATACGAGTGCCATTGGGAAATATTTCTACCAAAGTATCTAGATCACTTATAGACGCTCTCAAAGGTTATGTTGGAGATGACATTAGAGTAACTATCAATCAAGGGATGTTTTTGAGATATGTTCCTCAAGCAAACCTTGCTTATGTATATAATGTATTGCTTAAGCATGGTTTAGGTGCTGCGGGTGCAAATAGTATTGCCAACATTACGGCTTGTCCAGGGACAGATACTTGTAATCTAGCAATCTCAGATTCTACTCATATTACTACCGTATTTGAAAAAGTTATTGACAATGAGTTTCCTGAATTGATCAAAAACAACAATTTGTACATCAAGATATCAGGTTGTATGAATTCTTGTGGTCAACACGGAATGGCAAATATTGGCTTCCATGGAAGTAGCATGAAAGCTCCGGATAAGCGTGTTTTGCCTGCACTTCAAGTGCTTTTGGGTGGAGGTACACAGGGAAATGGGATTGGAAGAGCGGCTGATAAGGTTATTAAAGTCCCTTCTAAAAGAGGTCCTGATGTGCTAAGAATTGTGCTAAATGATTTCAATGAAAATGGGCAAGATGGGGAGTACTTTAATGATTATTATGATCGATTTGGCAAAGCGTATTTTTACGAAATATTAAAACCACTTACCGATTTAGAAACGCTAATTCCAACAGACTTTGTAGACTGGGGTAGGGATGAAAGTTTCGCTACTGCTATTGGAGTAGGGGAGTGTGCTGGAGTCTTAGTTGATTTAGTAGGGACGTTGTTTTTAGAGGCGGAAGAGAAAGCTGATAATGCTGAAGAAGCATTGGGGAAGAATAAGTATAGCGATTCTATTTACTTTTCCTATGCCGCAATGGTGAATGCTGCAAAGGCACTTTTGCTTTCAAGTGATATCAAGTGTAATACTCAGAATAAAATTATAGATGACTTTAGAGAGCATTTTGGTTCTAAGTTTGGAGAAAACGTGGATCAGTTGATCCTTCAACTAAAAAACAACGAACCTACGTTTGAATTTGCTAAAAGTTACTTGAACGATGCGAAATCACTTTTGAACAAAGCTATTCAGCTACGTGAAGAAGAAAAAGCAGTACAACTATAA
- a CDS encoding RNAse Z, which translates to MEVTFFGIGSATPHLERHPSACLVNLGNEYVLIDCGEATQYRFLAHKVKHTRIRTICITHLHGDHYFGLIGLLSSMNLNQRKEPMRIFGPQGLEEIMNLQFEASGTKIGFPLSFHTIDTLTSSEVFNNGHFSIRTLPLLHRVACAGYMIKELNHKRKILKELLPTDFPIPYFKMLQNGEDVYDELSGKTYKNSEYTRNGPQGKSFAYCSDTSFNPTLVPLVTGVDLLYHESTFTNELVDRAAKTQHSTAKQAAIIARDAKVKKLMLGHFSSRYKTLELFLEEAQAVFSNSQIIQQGEICDV; encoded by the coding sequence TTGGAAGTAACTTTTTTTGGTATTGGCTCAGCAACTCCGCATTTAGAAAGGCATCCATCTGCCTGTCTTGTAAATCTAGGAAACGAATATGTGCTCATCGATTGTGGTGAAGCTACTCAATATCGGTTTCTAGCACACAAAGTTAAGCACACAAGAATCCGTACGATCTGTATAACCCATTTGCATGGTGATCATTATTTTGGATTGATTGGTTTGTTATCAAGTATGAACTTAAACCAAAGAAAAGAGCCAATGCGAATATTTGGTCCTCAAGGATTAGAAGAAATAATGAATTTGCAATTTGAAGCTTCGGGAACGAAAATTGGGTTTCCTCTTAGTTTTCATACAATTGATACGCTTACTTCCAGCGAAGTTTTTAACAACGGACATTTTTCTATCCGTACTTTGCCATTACTACATAGGGTAGCATGTGCTGGATATATGATTAAAGAACTGAATCATAAGCGTAAGATCCTCAAAGAATTATTGCCGACTGACTTTCCAATTCCTTATTTCAAAATGCTTCAAAATGGTGAAGATGTTTATGATGAATTGAGCGGTAAAACCTACAAGAATAGCGAATATACAAGAAATGGCCCTCAAGGAAAGAGCTTCGCATATTGTTCCGATACTAGTTTTAATCCCACGTTAGTACCGCTAGTGACAGGTGTTGATTTGCTTTATCATGAATCTACTTTTACAAATGAATTAGTAGATAGAGCTGCAAAAACACAACATAGCACTGCCAAGCAAGCAGCAATAATTGCTAGGGACGCAAAGGTTAAAAAGCTGATGTTAGGTCATTTTTCTTCACGATATAAAACGCTAGAACTCTTTTTAGAGGAAGCACAAGCTGTTTTTTCAAACTCTCAAATCATTCAGCAAGGCGAAATTTGCGACGTTTAG